In Lycium ferocissimum isolate CSIRO_LF1 unplaced genomic scaffold, AGI_CSIRO_Lferr_CH_V1 ctg10638, whole genome shotgun sequence, a genomic segment contains:
- the LOC132041548 gene encoding uncharacterized protein LOC132041548, which produces MLKQGLKSVEAYFDEFEDLRMKSKIEEHEEYTIIRFVANLNRDIAKPMRLKTYNSLEEAFHDASKVEADLKEERSYKDKSKSSSNWIKGKESGKLPLGISPRATLKHLKPNSITKPKVMTRLKECQGRGHIASECPNRRTITIVRDGYRTDDEHEGGDGHEEEGERSECEGDSDEEVEIRYEEALNHAIVARRAMGALAREESDQRENLFHARCKIVDKVCSLIIDGGSCTNAVSQFLVESMKFPTRKHTNPYKLQWFNECGEMRVNKQAIIKFSIGKYQDEILCDVVPMQACHLLLGRPWQLDVDAQHSGRTNKYSFVVKGKKYILNPLTPYQVSEDYRVMRELREKYQREEKEKGEKETLLVINGEGHLKMVPRNVCWPNQEYEALFPEEMPDGLPPLRGIEHQIDFVPGSQIPNKPAYRSNPEETKELQRQVDELLKKGLVKESLSPCAVPVILVPKKDATWRMCIDCRAVNKITVKYRHPIPRLDDMLDELCGSSVFSKIDLRSGYHQIRMSPGDEWKTAFKTNFGLYEWLVMPFGLTNAPSTFMRLMNHVLKHFINKFVVVYFDDILVYSKSIEEYVGHLRQVFDVLLRERLFANMKKCAFCVDKVVFLGFVVSANGVEVDEEKVESIRTWPTPKNATDVRSFHGLASFYRRFVKGFSTIASPLTELIKKDVPFVWGDEQEKAFQELKSMLSSSQLLQLPNFEKTFEVECDASGVGIGGVLMQEGKPLAYFSEKLKGASLNYSTYDKELYALGEGKCGSGCII; this is translated from the exons ATGTTGAAGCAAGGGTTGAAAAGTGTGGAAGCgtactttgatgagtttgaggacTTGCGGATGAAGTCCAAGATAGAAGAGCATGAAGAGTACACTATTATAAGGTTTGTAGCCAACTTGAATCGAGACATCGCTAAACCAATGAGGCTCAAAACCTATAATAGTCTTGAAGAGGCATTCCATGATGCATCCAAGGTTGAGGCGGATCTAAAAGAAGAGAGGTCCTACAAAGACAAAAGCAAATCATCTTCAAATTGGATCAAAGGCAAAGAAAGTGGAAAACTTCCACTTGGGATAAGCCCAAGAGCAACACTCAAACACCTCAAGCCAAATTCGATTACAAAGCCAAAGGTGAtgacaaggctaaaggag TGCCAAGGGAGAGGGCACATTGCCAGTGAGTGTCCCAACCGGAGGACTATCACAATAGTGAGGGATGGGTATCGAACCGATGATGAACATGAGGGCGGGGATGGTCATGAAGAAGAGGGAGAAAGAAGTGAGTGTGAGGGTGATTCCGATGAAGAGGTTGAGATAAGGTATGAAGAAGCCTTGAATCATGCTATTGTGGCTAGAAGAGCCATGGGGGCTCTAGCGAGGGAAGAGAGCGACCAAAGGGAGAATTTATTTCATGCACGATGCAAAATTGTGGATAAGGTGTGCTCCTTAATCATTGATGGTGGAAGTTGTACGAATGCCGTTAGCCAATTTTTagttgaaagtatgaaattcCCCACCCGCAAGCATACTAATCCCTACAAACTCCAATGGTTTAATGAATGTGGCGAAATGAGGGTCAACAAGCAAGCCATTATCAAATTTAGCATTGGCAAGTACCAAGATGAGATTTTGTGTGATGTGGTACCCATGCAAGCTTGCCATCTATTGCTTGGAAGACCTTGGCAACTTGATGTTGATGCCCAACATAGTGGGAGAACTAACAAGTACTCATTTGTGGTCAAGGGGAAGAAGTACATTCTTAACCCACTAACCCCTTACCAAGTGAGTGAGGATTATCGAGTGATGAGGGAGCTTCGGGAGAAGTATCAAagggaagaaaaggagaagggTGAGAAGGAGACTTTGTTGGTCATAAATGGAGAGGGACATCTCAAGATGGTTCCAAGAAATGTTTGTTGGCCAAACCAA gaataTGAAGCCTTATTTCCGGAGGAAATGCCCGATGGCTTACCTCCCTTGAGAGGTATTGAACACCAAATTGACTTTGTACCGGGatcccaaattcccaacaaacCGGCTTATAGGAGCAATCcggaagaaacaaaagaattgCAAAGGCAAGTGGATGAGCTCCTTAAAAAGGGGCTAGTGAAGGAGAGTCTTAGCCCGTGTGCCGTTCCGGTGATTCTTGTTCCAAAGAAAGATGCCACttggaggatgtgcattgattgtagAGCCGTCAACAAAATCacggtaaagtatcgccatcccatTCCGAGGCTTGATGATATGTTGGATGAGCTTTGTGGCTCAAgtgtgttttcgaagattgatctTAGAAGTGGCTATCACCAAATTCGAATGAGCCCCGGTGATGAGTGGAAAACAGCCTTTAAAACCAATTTTGGACTCTATGAGTGGCTTGTCATGCCATTTGGACTAACCAATGCACCTAGCACATTTATGAGGTTGATGAACCATGTCTTGAAACACTTTATCAACAAGTTTGTGGTtgtttattttgatgatatcCTTGTGTATAGCAAATCAATTGAGGAGTATGTAGGCCATTTGAGGCAAGTGTTTGATGTCTTGTTGCGTGAGAGGTTGTTTGCTAATATGAAGAAATGTGCTTTTTGTGTTGATAAAGTGGTGTTCTTGGGTTTTGTGGTGAGTGCAAATGGTGTGGAGGTTGACGAAGAAAAAGTGGAGTCTATTAGAACTTGGCCAACTCCTAAAAATGCAACCGATGTGAGGAGTTTCCATGGGTTGGCAAGTttctatagaaggtttgtaaaGGGGTTTAGTACAATTGCCTCTCCCTTAACCGAATTGATCAAAAAAGATGTTCCTTTTGTTTGGGGAGATGAGCAAGAGAAGGCgtttcaagaattgaaatccatgttgagTTCGTCACAATTATTGCAATTACCCAATTTTGAGAAAACTTTTGAAGTTGAGTGTGATGCTTCCGGGGTTGGCATAGGTGGAGTGTTGATGCAAGAAGGCAAGCCATTGGCTTACTTTAGTGAAAAGCTAAAAGGGGCGTCATTGAACTACTCTACTTAtgacaaggagttgtatgcactt GGGGAAGGAAAATGTGGTAGCGGATGCATTATCTAG